One genomic window of Bacillus mycoides includes the following:
- the pssA gene encoding CDP-diacylglycerol--serine O-phosphatidyltransferase: MFNQIVKAVPNLFTIGNLLCGVFSITMNMSDYLEVASIFIFFSAVLDLLDGRIARKLKVNSEFGVQLDSLADIVSFGVAPALLFHSIATPSILTSLAFILFPTMGALRLAKFSVKPTIGYFKGLPIPAAGLPLAGMGLFSYSNAWITLILALLMVSPIRFKKL, encoded by the coding sequence TTGTTCAATCAGATAGTAAAAGCTGTACCCAATTTATTTACGATTGGAAATTTATTGTGCGGTGTTTTTTCAATTACCATGAATATGAGTGACTATTTGGAAGTAGCCTCCATTTTCATTTTCTTTTCAGCTGTTTTAGATCTCCTTGATGGAAGAATTGCGAGAAAATTAAAAGTGAACAGTGAGTTTGGTGTACAATTGGATTCCTTAGCTGATATTGTTAGCTTCGGAGTTGCGCCTGCACTTCTATTTCATTCGATAGCAACACCATCTATTTTAACTTCTTTGGCATTTATCCTTTTCCCAACGATGGGTGCTTTAAGATTAGCTAAATTTAGTGTAAAACCAACCATTGGATATTTTAAGGGATTACCTATTCCAGCTGCTGGATTACCATTGGCCGGTATGGGATTGTTTTCATATAGCAATGCATGGATTACATTAATCCTCGCTCTCTTAATGGTAAGTCCAATTAGGTTTAAAAAACTTTAA
- a CDS encoding dihydrofolate reductase family protein, whose amino-acid sequence MIDEYRINMFPVVLGNGLPLFKEITDKINLKLIKINTFKTGVVGLIHQPEENA is encoded by the coding sequence TTGATTGATGAATATCGGATTAATATGTTTCCTGTAGTCTTAGGCAATGGACTACCTTTATTTAAAGAAATTACGGACAAGATCAATCTTAAACTTATAAAAATCAATACATTTAAAACAGGAGTGGTTGGTCTTATCCACCAACCGGAGGAAAATGCTTGA
- a CDS encoding ABC transporter ATP-binding protein produces MLKIIKHLKPFVTSIIAVVCLLTVQAVCDLSLPDYMSNIVNVGIQQKGVENAVPEVIRKSEMDKLTLFMNENEKKKVADNYALLDKNNLSQSELKNDLKDYPQLDKEPLYKLHTEDKNIINELNNIFGKPMLITQGIEKGGASAFPPAATGDNKTPAKLPPNTDPFAIIAKLPQDQINAMKEKADEKFKNMPGSMVTQSAVSFIGNEYKKIGINIDKLQSNFILTSGGKMLLLSLVSMAATVIVSLLAAKVAAGLGRDLRKKVFRKVTNFSNAEFDKFSTASLITRSTNDIQQVQTLMVMMLRIVFYAPILGIGGIIKVLTTDLSMGWIIAVAVIAILSLVIGLFSIAIPRFKRIQKLVDKINLITRESLTGMLVIRAFNNQKHEEKKFEKGNQDLTNTNLFVSRLMSFMMPMMMFIMNAVTVLIIWVGSHQVDMGHMQVGDLMAFMQYTMQIIMAFLMISMVSIMVPRASVSAQRIAEVLDTDITISDVKEPKTFASDKKGYVEFKNVGFRYPGAEEDVLSNITFTAKPGETTAFIGSTGSGKSTLINLIPRFYDVTSGQILIDGTDIREVSQKELREKIGYVPQKGVLFSGTIESNLKYGKKEATEEELAKAAEIAQAMEFINEKPESFRTEISQGGTNVSGGQKQRLSIARALTKKSEIFIFDDSFSALDFKTDAALRRALNNEITGSTVLLIAQRISTIMNADKIIVLDEGKIVGTGTHEELMENCEVYKQIALSQLSREELSS; encoded by the coding sequence ATGTTAAAGATCATTAAACATTTAAAACCATTTGTTACTTCCATCATTGCAGTTGTATGTCTTTTAACTGTGCAGGCAGTATGCGATCTATCACTGCCAGACTATATGTCTAACATTGTCAATGTAGGGATTCAACAAAAAGGTGTAGAAAATGCAGTACCTGAGGTTATTCGTAAAAGTGAAATGGATAAACTTACGCTCTTTATGAATGAAAATGAGAAGAAAAAAGTAGCTGACAACTATGCGCTTTTAGATAAGAACAACCTCTCTCAAAGTGAACTAAAAAATGACTTAAAAGATTATCCACAGCTTGATAAAGAGCCGCTTTATAAGCTACATACAGAAGATAAAAATATAATTAACGAACTTAACAATATCTTTGGGAAACCAATGTTAATTACACAAGGAATTGAAAAAGGAGGCGCATCTGCTTTCCCTCCTGCTGCGACGGGTGACAACAAAACACCAGCGAAGCTTCCGCCAAATACAGATCCTTTTGCAATCATTGCGAAACTTCCTCAAGATCAAATCAATGCAATGAAAGAAAAGGCAGATGAAAAGTTTAAGAATATGCCAGGCAGCATGGTAACACAATCAGCCGTTTCATTCATTGGGAATGAGTATAAAAAGATCGGTATCAATATAGATAAGCTTCAATCTAATTTCATTCTTACTTCCGGCGGGAAAATGCTGCTTTTATCCTTAGTAAGTATGGCAGCTACCGTTATCGTGAGTTTACTTGCTGCAAAAGTAGCTGCTGGACTCGGCAGAGACCTTAGAAAGAAAGTATTCCGGAAAGTTACAAACTTCTCGAATGCGGAGTTTGATAAGTTTTCCACTGCATCTCTAATCACAAGAAGTACAAATGATATCCAACAAGTTCAAACACTTATGGTTATGATGCTTCGCATTGTATTCTATGCACCAATTTTAGGTATCGGCGGCATTATTAAAGTACTTACTACAGACCTTTCAATGGGATGGATTATCGCAGTTGCGGTAATCGCGATTTTAAGTCTAGTCATTGGTTTATTTAGCATCGCGATTCCTAGGTTTAAGCGTATCCAAAAGTTAGTAGATAAAATTAACTTAATCACTCGTGAATCTTTAACAGGTATGCTCGTTATTCGTGCTTTTAATAATCAAAAACATGAAGAAAAGAAATTTGAAAAAGGAAATCAAGATTTAACAAACACAAATTTATTTGTAAGCCGTTTAATGTCATTTATGATGCCAATGATGATGTTTATTATGAATGCCGTTACTGTACTTATTATTTGGGTTGGATCACACCAAGTGGATATGGGACATATGCAAGTTGGTGATTTAATGGCATTTATGCAATATACAATGCAAATCATCATGGCCTTCTTAATGATTTCAATGGTATCTATTATGGTTCCACGTGCTTCAGTTTCCGCACAACGTATCGCAGAAGTTTTAGATACTGACATTACCATTAGTGATGTAAAAGAGCCGAAAACATTTGCTTCAGACAAGAAAGGTTACGTTGAATTTAAAAATGTTGGCTTTAGATACCCAGGTGCAGAAGAAGATGTGCTTTCCAATATCACCTTTACTGCAAAACCTGGTGAAACGACAGCTTTCATCGGAAGTACAGGTAGTGGTAAATCAACATTAATCAACTTAATTCCACGATTTTACGATGTCACAAGCGGCCAAATATTAATAGATGGCACGGATATTAGAGAAGTATCTCAGAAGGAATTAAGAGAGAAAATTGGTTATGTACCGCAAAAAGGAGTTCTATTCTCAGGTACAATCGAGAGTAATTTGAAATACGGTAAGAAAGAAGCAACTGAAGAAGAACTCGCAAAAGCGGCAGAAATCGCGCAAGCTATGGAGTTTATTAACGAAAAACCTGAAAGCTTCCGTACAGAAATATCACAAGGTGGTACGAACGTTTCCGGTGGTCAAAAACAAAGACTTTCTATTGCACGTGCTCTTACGAAAAAATCGGAAATCTTCATATTCGATGATAGTTTCTCAGCTCTTGACTTTAAGACAGACGCAGCATTGCGCAGAGCTTTAAACAATGAGATTACAGGAAGTACTGTTTTACTTATTGCCCAAAGAATCAGCACAATCATGAATGCCGATAAGATCATTGTACTTGACGAAGGAAAAATAGTTGGAACTGGTACTCATGAAGAGCTTATGGAAAACTGTGAAGTTTATAAGCAAATTGCTTTATCACAACTTTCAAGAGAGGAGTTGTCATCATGA
- a CDS encoding alpha-keto acid decarboxylase family protein, with amino-acid sequence MDNMINTGNFGLQRGPAQKTVGQYLFDCLKIEGITEIFGVAGDYNFTLLDTLECYNGIRFIEGRNELNSGYAADGYARIKGISALITTFGVGELSACNAIAGANSEHVPIIHIVGAPPEKDQKEHKLMHHTLMDGNFDVFRKVYEQITAYTAVLTPENAKIEIQTAIRIAQEKKKPVYLVVANDLVTKPIKVWTEPVPPRSASNPNTLQAAVNHVRTLLERAHRPVILVDVKTMRFGLQTATRQLADAINVPVVTMMYGKGGFDETHPNYIGMYLGSFGGSEVQSTVENADCIIAIGMVLADTNTAKFTAKLNPLITVNIQPDMVKIAEAEYPNVLAADMLLAVQKVGYKGKGLTEKISFPYDQLTTNVDGSLLAERYYPRFQCMLKEDDIVIAETGTFYNGMAEVRLPGNVTYIGQGGWQSIGYAIPSAFGAIMAAPERRVLVFTGDGALQLTAQEISSMLYYGCKPIIFILNNDGYTIEKYLNVKTEDQKYNQIPRWSYTKLAEAFGGNAFTVTVRTYGELDQAIIHAEKESAERLCIIEMIAGNPMDAPEYMRRMRSYMEKQEMQRSQK; translated from the coding sequence ATGGACAACATGATTAATACGGGCAACTTTGGTTTACAAAGGGGACCTGCTCAAAAAACGGTTGGCCAGTATTTGTTCGATTGCCTAAAAATCGAGGGAATTACCGAAATTTTCGGTGTCGCAGGGGACTATAATTTTACACTTCTTGATACTTTGGAGTGTTATAACGGCATCCGTTTTATAGAAGGACGAAATGAACTAAACTCAGGCTATGCTGCAGATGGTTATGCAAGAATCAAAGGAATATCGGCTCTTATTACGACCTTCGGGGTCGGGGAGCTCAGCGCCTGCAATGCGATAGCGGGAGCTAACAGCGAGCATGTACCAATAATACACATTGTGGGCGCGCCTCCTGAGAAGGATCAAAAAGAGCATAAGCTGATGCATCACACCTTAATGGATGGAAATTTTGACGTCTTTCGCAAGGTATATGAGCAGATTACGGCATATACCGCGGTGCTTACGCCGGAAAATGCCAAGATTGAAATTCAGACTGCGATTCGCATTGCTCAGGAAAAGAAAAAGCCGGTATACCTGGTTGTGGCTAATGATTTAGTGACCAAGCCGATTAAAGTCTGGACAGAGCCAGTACCACCACGTTCAGCATCCAATCCGAATACTCTTCAGGCTGCAGTGAATCATGTCCGTACGCTTTTGGAACGTGCCCACCGACCGGTTATCTTGGTGGATGTGAAAACGATGCGTTTCGGCCTTCAGACAGCAACTCGGCAGCTAGCCGATGCAATAAATGTGCCTGTTGTAACGATGATGTACGGGAAGGGGGGATTCGACGAGACCCATCCAAATTATATCGGAATGTATCTAGGCTCTTTCGGAGGTTCTGAAGTCCAAAGTACGGTGGAGAATGCAGATTGTATCATTGCAATCGGCATGGTATTGGCGGACACTAACACGGCGAAATTTACCGCAAAACTGAACCCGCTAATAACTGTCAATATTCAACCAGACATGGTTAAAATCGCTGAGGCGGAATATCCGAATGTTCTTGCAGCCGACATGCTACTTGCCGTGCAGAAGGTGGGTTATAAGGGAAAAGGTTTGACAGAAAAAATTTCATTCCCTTACGATCAATTAACAACTAATGTCGACGGATCTCTATTGGCGGAACGCTATTATCCACGTTTTCAGTGCATGCTGAAAGAGGACGATATTGTGATCGCCGAGACCGGGACATTTTATAATGGAATGGCGGAGGTGAGACTGCCGGGCAATGTAACGTATATCGGCCAAGGTGGATGGCAGTCTATCGGTTACGCAATCCCCTCGGCGTTCGGTGCTATTATGGCCGCGCCGGAACGCCGAGTATTGGTGTTTACAGGTGACGGCGCCCTGCAGCTAACAGCACAGGAAATCAGTTCTATGCTCTATTACGGTTGCAAGCCCATAATCTTTATATTGAACAACGATGGTTATACAATTGAGAAATATTTAAATGTCAAAACAGAGGATCAAAAGTACAACCAAATCCCTCGATGGTCTTACACGAAGCTGGCCGAAGCTTTTGGAGGTAACGCGTTTACCGTTACGGTCCGGACCTATGGAGAG
- a CDS encoding ABC transporter ATP-binding protein, protein MSDKKIENRKQGGPGPGGGGPMGGGMRKIEKAKNFKGTMNKLLQYLKPYKLSILVVILFAIGSAAFTIVGPKILGNATTKLFEGLVSKVSGAPGAAIDFTYIGNIVILLLGLYILSTVFGIIQGYIISGVAQKVSYNFRKEIDEKINRMPLNYFDKTTHGEVLSRITNDIDTVSQTLNQSMSQIITSVITIIGVLIMMLSISWQMTLVALLILPVSMILIMAVVKRSQKYFKSQQEYLGHVNGQVEEIYSGHNIVKAFNKEEEEVKKFEKVNDTLYHSAWKSQFLSGMMMPIMTFIGNIGYVAVSILGGWLAVKRTIAVGDILAFVQYVRSFTQPIAQVAQIANVLQSTAAAAERVFEFLEEEEEVPEAENPVKLQKVQGEVTFQDVQFGYNPDKIIINNFSSNIKPGQKVAIVGPTGAGKTTIVKLLMRFYDINSGAICIDGHDIKDFTREDLRNMFGMVLQDTWLFNGSIMENIRYGRLDATDEEVIEAAKAAHVHSFVKTLPNKYQMELNEEASNVSQGQKQLLTIARALLADPKILILDEATSSIDTRTEVLIQKAMENLMEGRTSFIIAHRLSTIRDADLILVMKDGDIVEQGNHEELLKADGFYASLYNSQFEGADAS, encoded by the coding sequence ATGAGTGATAAAAAAATAGAAAATAGAAAACAAGGCGGTCCTGGTCCTGGCGGTGGCGGTCCTATGGGTGGCGGCATGAGAAAGATTGAGAAGGCAAAAAACTTCAAAGGAACGATGAATAAACTCCTTCAATACTTGAAGCCCTATAAATTATCAATCTTAGTCGTTATCCTTTTCGCAATCGGTAGTGCAGCCTTTACAATCGTTGGTCCAAAAATTTTAGGAAATGCGACAACAAAACTTTTCGAAGGACTCGTAAGCAAAGTATCAGGAGCACCCGGTGCGGCCATTGACTTTACCTATATCGGAAACATTGTTATTTTACTTCTTGGATTATATATACTGAGCACTGTGTTTGGTATTATCCAGGGGTACATTATTTCTGGAGTAGCTCAAAAAGTATCTTATAACTTCAGAAAAGAAATCGACGAAAAAATTAATCGTATGCCGCTGAATTACTTTGATAAAACAACGCACGGCGAAGTATTATCGAGAATTACAAATGACATAGATACGGTGAGCCAAACGTTAAACCAAAGTATGTCGCAAATCATCACATCCGTTATTACAATCATCGGTGTACTTATCATGATGTTATCAATCAGCTGGCAAATGACATTAGTGGCGCTTTTAATATTGCCAGTATCGATGATTCTCATCATGGCAGTCGTAAAACGATCACAAAAATACTTCAAATCCCAGCAAGAATATTTAGGACACGTAAACGGTCAGGTCGAAGAAATTTATAGTGGTCACAATATCGTAAAAGCCTTTAACAAAGAAGAAGAAGAAGTAAAAAAATTCGAAAAGGTAAATGATACCCTTTATCACTCCGCATGGAAATCTCAATTTTTATCTGGAATGATGATGCCGATTATGACATTTATCGGTAATATCGGTTACGTCGCTGTATCTATTTTAGGCGGATGGCTTGCGGTAAAGAGAACCATCGCAGTTGGAGACATTTTAGCCTTTGTGCAATATGTTAGAAGCTTTACGCAACCAATCGCTCAAGTAGCGCAAATCGCGAACGTACTTCAATCCACTGCAGCTGCTGCAGAAAGAGTCTTCGAATTTTTAGAAGAAGAAGAGGAAGTGCCAGAAGCAGAAAATCCAGTGAAGCTGCAAAAAGTTCAAGGAGAAGTTACCTTCCAAGATGTTCAATTTGGATACAATCCAGATAAGATCATCATTAATAATTTCTCATCTAACATTAAACCTGGACAAAAAGTAGCAATCGTCGGACCAACCGGAGCTGGTAAAACAACGATTGTAAAACTGTTAATGCGTTTCTATGACATAAATAGCGGTGCAATATGTATCGACGGTCACGATATAAAAGACTTCACGCGAGAAGACCTACGCAACATGTTTGGTATGGTACTGCAAGACACTTGGCTATTTAACGGCTCCATCATGGAAAATATACGTTACGGTAGACTCGATGCTACAGACGAAGAAGTAATTGAAGCAGCGAAAGCAGCTCACGTTCACAGCTTCGTAAAAACATTACCAAATAAATATCAAATGGAACTAAACGAAGAAGCAAGCAACGTATCCCAAGGACAAAAGCAACTACTAACAATTGCACGCGCCCTTCTAGCGGATCCGAAAATATTAATACTCGATGAAGCAACAAGCTCCATTGATACTCGTACAGAAGTACTGATTCAAAAAGCGATGGAAAACCTTATGGAAGGTAGAACAAGCTTCATTATCGCTCATAGATTATCAACAATACGTGATGCAGATTTAATCCTTGTCATGAAAGACGGGGATATTGTAGAACAAGGTAATCATGAAGAGTTATTAAAAGCTGATGGTTTCTATGCTTCGCTTTATAATAGTCAGTTTGAAGGTGCGGATGCTTCTTGA